In Meiothermus ruber DSM 1279, the following proteins share a genomic window:
- the trpB gene encoding tryptophan synthase subunit beta, whose amino-acid sequence MQLPSYPLPDPRGRYGEFGGRYVPETLIPALEELTEAYLHYKQDPEFLAEYAYYLREYVGRPSPLYFAENLTRHLGGAKIYLKREDLNHTGAHKINNTLGQALLCKRMGKKRVIAETGAGQHGVSVATVAALMGLECVVYQGAEDVRRQALNVFRMRLLGAEVRPVESGTRTLKDATNEAIRDWVTNVRDSFYIIGSVVGPHPYPAMARDFQSVVGEEIKAQLLEKEGRENPDVILACVGGGSNAIGVFAPFAYQENRPRLIGVEAAGHGKASGLHSLSIGAGRKGVLHGAKMYLLYDDDGQILPAHSVSAGLDYPGVGPEHSYYAEQGLAEYVGISDEEALEGFQLLCRLEGIIPALESAHAIAYAAKLAPELEPEQIMVINLSGRGDKDVVEVMRLMEARGGAA is encoded by the coding sequence ATGCAGCTACCCAGCTACCCTTTACCCGACCCCCGGGGCCGCTACGGCGAGTTTGGCGGGCGCTATGTGCCCGAGACCCTGATTCCGGCCCTGGAGGAGCTCACCGAGGCCTACCTGCACTACAAGCAAGACCCCGAGTTCCTGGCCGAGTACGCCTACTACCTGCGCGAGTACGTGGGCCGGCCCAGCCCCCTCTACTTTGCCGAGAACCTGACCCGGCACCTGGGCGGGGCCAAGATCTACCTCAAGCGCGAAGACCTGAACCACACCGGGGCCCACAAGATCAACAACACCCTGGGCCAGGCCCTGCTGTGCAAGCGCATGGGCAAGAAGCGGGTGATCGCCGAGACCGGCGCGGGCCAGCACGGCGTCTCGGTGGCCACGGTGGCGGCCCTGATGGGCCTGGAGTGCGTGGTGTACCAGGGGGCCGAGGACGTGCGGCGGCAGGCCCTGAACGTCTTTCGCATGAGGCTCCTGGGGGCCGAGGTACGCCCCGTGGAGAGCGGAACCCGCACCCTCAAGGACGCCACCAACGAGGCCATCCGCGACTGGGTGACCAACGTGCGCGACAGCTTTTACATCATCGGCTCGGTGGTGGGGCCGCACCCCTACCCGGCCATGGCCCGCGACTTTCAGAGCGTGGTGGGCGAGGAAATTAAAGCCCAGCTCCTCGAGAAAGAGGGCCGCGAGAACCCGGATGTGATCCTGGCCTGCGTGGGTGGGGGTTCCAACGCCATTGGGGTGTTTGCGCCTTTTGCCTACCAGGAGAACCGGCCCCGGCTGATTGGGGTGGAGGCCGCTGGCCACGGCAAAGCCTCGGGCCTGCACAGCCTGAGCATCGGGGCGGGCCGGAAGGGGGTGCTGCACGGGGCCAAGATGTACCTGCTCTACGACGACGACGGCCAGATTCTGCCGGCTCACTCGGTCTCGGCAGGCCTCGATTACCCCGGTGTGGGCCCCGAGCACAGCTACTACGCCGAGCAGGGGCTGGCCGAGTACGTGGGCATCAGCGACGAGGAGGCCCTCGAGGGCTTCCAGTTGCTGTGCCGCCTGGAAGGGATTATCCCGGCCCTGGAGTCGGCCCACGCCATCGCCTACGCGGCCAAGCTGGCCCCGGAGCTGGAACCCGAGCAGATCATGGTTATCAACCTCTCGGGCCGGGGCGACAAGGACGTGGTGGAGGTGATGCGGCTGATGGAGGCCAGAGGAGGGGCGGCATGA
- the trpA gene encoding tryptophan synthase subunit alpha → MTTREAFARARAEGRAALIPYVMAGYPSRGRDLEIVEQVLPYADLLEVGLPYSDPLGDGPVIQRASEQALRQGLRVAEVAGFVQEIRALTDKPLFLMTYINPVLAVGPAAFFQMFKEAGATGLILPDLPPDEDPELVSLAQRAGLETTFLLAPTSTDARIQAVTPHCTGFVYTVSVAGVTGARDRLPEGLPELVQRIRRFTDAPVAIGFGISNRATAQQAAQAADGAVIASALIRALEEGRGLAEVLSEVQAGLQGAVGQFMG, encoded by the coding sequence ATGACCACCCGCGAAGCCTTTGCCAGGGCCAGAGCCGAGGGCCGGGCGGCCCTGATTCCTTACGTGATGGCCGGCTACCCCAGCCGTGGGCGCGACCTGGAAATTGTGGAGCAGGTGCTGCCCTATGCCGACCTGCTCGAGGTGGGCCTGCCCTACTCCGACCCCTTGGGCGACGGGCCGGTGATCCAGCGGGCCTCCGAGCAAGCCCTGCGGCAGGGCCTGCGGGTGGCCGAGGTGGCCGGGTTCGTGCAGGAAATCCGGGCCCTGACCGACAAGCCCCTCTTTCTGATGACCTACATTAACCCGGTGCTGGCGGTGGGCCCGGCGGCCTTCTTCCAGATGTTCAAGGAGGCCGGGGCCACGGGCCTGATTCTGCCCGACCTGCCCCCCGACGAAGACCCAGAGCTGGTGTCGCTGGCCCAGCGGGCGGGCCTCGAGACCACCTTCCTGCTGGCCCCCACCTCCACCGACGCCCGCATCCAGGCCGTCACCCCTCACTGCACCGGCTTCGTCTACACCGTCTCGGTGGCCGGGGTGACCGGCGCGCGGGATCGGCTGCCGGAGGGCCTGCCCGAGCTGGTGCAGCGCATTAGGCGCTTCACCGATGCGCCGGTGGCGATTGGCTTTGGCATCTCCAACCGGGCCACCGCCCAGCAAGCGGCCCAGGCCGCCGACGGGGCGGTGATCGCCAGCGCCCTGATCCGGGCGCTGGAGGAGGGGCGGGGGCTCGCGGAGGTCTTGAGCGAGGTGCAAGCGGGCCTGCAGGGTGCGGTCGGCCAGTTCATGGGCTAG